In Massilistercora timonensis, the following are encoded in one genomic region:
- a CDS encoding CD1845 family protein, protein MRLIGKLLALPFMLVTGILYLVCKFLVVLSGAVLGILSGIIFLAALVLFFVAGFLPGLAWLMIAFLISPYGLPLAAAWLVGIIGGANSALKDFIFG, encoded by the coding sequence ATGCGTTTGATAGGTAAATTACTGGCACTTCCCTTTATGCTGGTTACGGGGATTCTTTATCTGGTATGTAAATTTTTAGTGGTTCTTTCCGGTGCGGTACTTGGGATTCTTTCCGGGATCATCTTTCTGGCGGCATTGGTGCTGTTCTTTGTCGCAGGATTTTTGCCGGGTCTTGCATGGCTTATGATCGCCTTTCTTATCAGTCCATACGGTCTGCCTCTGGCGGCTGCATGGCTGGTAGGAATCATTGGTGGGGCAAACAGTGCCTTAAAGGATTTTATATTTGGTTAA
- a CDS encoding ABC transporter ATP-binding protein produces MAAVKTVSLTKEYSDGEHYLRAVDDISFTVEETEFVAIIGSSGCGKTTLLNLLGGLENPTHGCIYINDVDITQLSMEERISFRRWHVGFIFQNFNLVPEMNVFENIVLPAKLMERSISKKEVMQIAEELEIEKKLLQSPMSLSGGQQQRVAIARAIYTHPTILLGDELTGNLDSTTSISVMIFLKKMCKKYGQTMIIVTHDQRIATMADRIIQMKDGRIV; encoded by the coding sequence ATGGCAGCAGTAAAAACAGTATCTTTAACAAAAGAATATTCTGACGGAGAACATTATTTAAGAGCGGTTGATGATATATCTTTCACAGTTGAAGAAACTGAGTTTGTAGCCATCATAGGTAGTTCAGGCTGTGGAAAGACCACGTTACTTAATTTGTTGGGCGGTTTGGAAAATCCAACACATGGATGTATTTATATCAATGATGTGGATATTACGCAGTTATCTATGGAGGAAAGGATTTCTTTCCGAAGATGGCATGTTGGGTTTATATTTCAAAATTTTAACTTGGTACCAGAGATGAACGTATTTGAAAATATAGTTTTGCCTGCAAAGCTTATGGAGAGAAGTATCAGTAAAAAAGAAGTCATGCAAATAGCTGAAGAACTGGAAATTGAGAAAAAATTATTGCAAAGTCCTATGTCTTTATCCGGTGGACAACAGCAGCGTGTGGCTATCGCCAGAGCTATTTACACACATCCTACCATACTTTTAGGAGACGAGTTGACAGGAAATTTGGATTCCACAACCAGTATATCTGTTATGATTTTTTTGAAAAAAATGTGTAAGAAATATGGTCAGACAATGATTATCGTTACACATGATCAAAGAATAGCAACTATGGCGGATCGGATTATCCAGATGAAAGATGGGAGGATTGTATAG
- a CDS encoding HAMP domain-containing sensor histidine kinase — protein MKLQNLSVKRLFGRVAMGLVLSMSGITIALFLVTKQTAVLLTGGALLLCALVGIFVLTLAFGKRLSQFTADLCQTLDHMIAGNEAPQRPEDSETQLARIGHRLARLYQIMQENRRRVDEERQELQTLVSDISHQVKTPVSNLKMATDTLLEKPMTKAERTDFIRGIRSQTDKLDFLFQALVKTSRLETGVIQLDKKPGRLFDTVAQAMSGIVYAAEKKEIVVSVDCPEDLTVFHDSKWTSEALFNLLDNAVKYTPAGGKIAVSVVLWEMYVEIKVADTGKGISESNQAAIFRRFYREEEVHEQQGVGIGLYLAREIVTRQGGYIKVVSEPGKGSEFSIMLPTK, from the coding sequence ATGAAGTTGCAAAACCTCTCGGTAAAGCGGCTGTTTGGCCGGGTAGCAATGGGGCTTGTCCTTTCCATGTCCGGGATCACCATAGCCCTGTTTCTTGTGACAAAACAGACGGCGGTGCTGCTGACGGGCGGGGCGCTGCTGCTGTGCGCCCTTGTGGGGATTTTTGTACTGACGCTGGCGTTTGGAAAGCGGCTGTCGCAGTTTACCGCTGACCTATGCCAGACTTTAGACCACATGATCGCCGGAAATGAAGCGCCCCAGCGGCCAGAGGACAGCGAAACCCAGCTTGCCAGAATTGGACACCGGCTGGCAAGGCTCTATCAGATCATGCAGGAGAACCGCCGCCGGGTGGACGAGGAACGGCAGGAGTTACAGACCCTTGTATCGGATATTTCCCATCAAGTGAAAACGCCGGTAAGCAATCTGAAAATGGCGACGGACACGCTGCTGGAAAAGCCTATGACCAAGGCGGAGCGCACCGACTTTATCCGGGGAATCCGCAGCCAGACGGATAAGCTGGACTTTCTCTTTCAGGCCCTTGTGAAAACTTCCCGGCTGGAAACGGGCGTGATCCAGTTGGATAAGAAACCGGGCCGCCTCTTTGATACCGTGGCACAGGCCATGAGTGGAATTGTGTATGCAGCAGAGAAAAAGGAAATCGTCGTGTCCGTGGACTGCCCGGAGGATTTGACCGTTTTCCATGACAGCAAGTGGACATCCGAAGCCCTTTTTAACCTGCTGGACAATGCGGTGAAGTACACCCCGGCAGGCGGGAAAATCGCTGTGTCGGTGGTGCTGTGGGAAATGTATGTGGAAATCAAAGTAGCCGACACCGGCAAGGGCATTTCCGAAAGCAATCAGGCCGCCATCTTCCGGCGCTTCTATCGTGAGGAAGAAGTACACGAACAGCAGGGCGTGGGCATTGGCCTGTATCTGGCCCGCGAGATCGTAACACGGCAGGGCGGCTATATCAAAGTGGTTTCGGAGCCGGGCAAGGGTTCGGAATTTTCCATTATGTTGCCGACTAAATAA
- the thiD gene encoding bifunctional hydroxymethylpyrimidine kinase/phosphomethylpyrimidine kinase — translation MKKVLSIAGSDCSGGAGIQADLKTFSAHGVFGMSVIVSVVAENTSRVIDIQDITPDMIEKQIDAVFEDIEVDAVKIGMLSTPECMKAVAKKLLQYKPQNVVIDPVMYAKNGCPLMNPTAVSTLIDTVIPLADVLTPNIPEAEKIADMQISTVSDMEAAARKIYAMGCKAIVVKGGHHIGNAVDVLFNGENFYHFETSRIDTKNTHGTGCTFSSAIASQLAKGKSVPLAVESAKAYVTMAIEHSLAIGKGCGPTHHFYELYQHGLSKE, via the coding sequence ATGAAAAAAGTATTGTCCATTGCCGGATCAGATTGCAGCGGAGGTGCAGGTATTCAGGCTGATTTGAAAACTTTTTCTGCTCACGGTGTATTTGGAATGAGTGTTATTGTTTCTGTTGTTGCAGAGAACACCAGCCGTGTTATCGACATCCAAGATATTACCCCGGATATGATTGAAAAACAGATTGACGCCGTATTTGAAGATATTGAAGTGGACGCAGTAAAAATCGGTATGCTTTCTACACCAGAATGTATGAAAGCGGTGGCAAAGAAACTATTACAATATAAGCCCCAAAATGTCGTAATCGACCCGGTTATGTATGCCAAAAATGGCTGCCCATTGATGAATCCTACGGCGGTTTCCACCTTGATAGACACAGTAATTCCACTGGCCGATGTACTTACTCCGAATATTCCAGAGGCAGAGAAAATAGCAGATATGCAGATTTCCACAGTTTCAGATATGGAGGCTGCCGCAAGAAAAATATATGCCATGGGTTGTAAGGCGATTGTTGTCAAGGGTGGACATCATATAGGAAATGCTGTTGATGTCCTATTTAATGGAGAAAATTTCTACCATTTTGAAACATCCCGCATTGATACGAAAAATACTCATGGGACAGGCTGTACCTTTTCTTCTGCAATCGCTTCCCAGCTTGCAAAGGGAAAAAGTGTTCCGCTTGCAGTCGAATCTGCAAAGGCATATGTCACAATGGCAATCGAACACTCTCTTGCGATTGGGAAAGGCTGTGGCCCGACGCACCATTTCTACGAATTGTATCAGCATGGTTTATCTAAAGAATAG
- a CDS encoding TenA family protein — MAFMKDILTRNIPIWEECAATPFVQEVQTGKLPLEKFKRYMIQDSIYLKNYARIYGKAIFHADTLREIQLYYSMLNFVNDTESEVRLDYLKQFCMTDNDIELIAPLPENQNYIDFMFEIASHGKNEEILMAVLPCMLSYSYIFRKLAAVPTSRQSRYWDFIKDYADEQYAESCKEWSAFAEHKCAGLSVANKKYLADIFEKASLLELAFWKMAYRNERME, encoded by the coding sequence ATGGCATTTATGAAAGACATTTTAACCCGCAACATCCCCATTTGGGAAGAATGTGCAGCTACCCCATTTGTGCAGGAAGTGCAAACTGGAAAGCTACCTCTTGAAAAGTTCAAGAGATATATGATTCAGGATAGTATCTATCTGAAAAACTATGCCCGTATATACGGCAAGGCAATTTTTCATGCTGATACATTAAGAGAAATTCAGCTTTACTATTCCATGCTGAATTTTGTAAATGATACGGAATCAGAAGTGCGTCTGGATTATCTAAAGCAGTTTTGCATGACGGATAATGATATTGAACTGATCGCTCCTCTGCCTGAAAATCAAAATTACATTGATTTCATGTTTGAGATTGCGTCACATGGAAAGAATGAAGAAATTTTAATGGCGGTTCTTCCCTGTATGCTAAGTTACAGCTATATATTCCGCAAATTGGCGGCTGTTCCTACAAGCAGACAGTCAAGATATTGGGACTTTATCAAAGATTATGCGGATGAACAATATGCAGAAAGCTGCAAAGAATGGTCTGCTTTTGCAGAGCATAAATGTGCCGGGTTATCAGTAGCAAATAAAAAGTATCTGGCTGATATTTTTGAAAAAGCAAGTTTGTTAGAGCTTGCTTTTTGGAAGATGGCCTATCGGAACGAGAGAATGGAGTAA
- the thiE gene encoding thiamine phosphate synthase, which yields MNFDYTLYLVTDRQLMSCDSLTEAVEQAILGGCTMIQLREKELSSLEFYNQAVAVKQVTDKYHIPLIINDRIDIAMAVQATGVHIGQHDLPAAAVRKVIGENMLLGVSASSIAEAIQAQQDGADYLGVGAMFPTGTKTDADSVSMEELQKIRAAVSLPIVVIGGINKGNAGRFKPMGIDGLAVVSAIIAQSDIKAAAAELKDLFCGKEKKNGF from the coding sequence ATGAACTTTGATTATACACTTTATCTTGTTACTGATCGTCAACTAATGAGCTGCGATAGCCTGACAGAAGCGGTGGAACAGGCAATTTTAGGAGGCTGCACAATGATACAACTCCGAGAAAAAGAATTGTCCTCATTAGAATTTTACAATCAGGCTGTTGCCGTGAAACAGGTTACGGATAAATACCATATTCCCCTTATCATAAACGACCGGATAGATATTGCAATGGCTGTGCAGGCTACGGGGGTACATATTGGACAGCATGATTTACCTGCGGCTGCCGTCCGCAAAGTAATTGGGGAAAATATGCTGTTGGGAGTATCCGCATCTTCCATTGCAGAAGCAATACAGGCACAACAGGATGGTGCAGATTATTTGGGAGTTGGCGCAATGTTCCCTACTGGAACTAAAACCGACGCTGATTCTGTATCAATGGAAGAATTACAGAAAATCCGCGCAGCCGTTTCTTTGCCGATAGTTGTTATTGGCGGTATCAATAAGGGAAATGCAGGGCGTTTCAAGCCCATGGGAATTGACGGGCTGGCTGTTGTATCTGCCATTATAGCGCAGTCTGATATAAAAGCTGCTGCTGCGGAACTGAAAGATTTATTTTGCGGAAAGGAAAAGAAAAATGGATTTTAA
- a CDS encoding NUDIX domain-containing protein, with product MEKWDLYNAKREKSGITVCRGEIIPKGLYHLSVSAWIVNQQGQYLLSQRHPKKQYPLYWECTGGSVLSGETSLQGAIREVKEELGILLTPGSEKLIYQTRRENVQDFYDVWLFHRDIKIEEMRLQETEVVDVQWVSSDKLFEMFRLKHLHPLITYVDQLIG from the coding sequence ATGGAAAAATGGGATTTATATAATGCAAAACGGGAAAAGTCTGGAATAACAGTGTGCCGTGGAGAAATCATACCCAAAGGGCTGTATCATTTATCTGTGAGTGCATGGATCGTCAATCAGCAGGGGCAGTATCTTTTATCACAGCGGCATCCGAAAAAGCAATACCCTCTTTATTGGGAATGTACGGGTGGTTCTGTACTTTCCGGGGAAACCAGCTTGCAAGGAGCAATCCGAGAGGTAAAAGAAGAATTAGGAATACTGCTTACTCCCGGAAGTGAAAAATTGATTTATCAGACCAGACGGGAAAATGTGCAGGATTTTTACGATGTTTGGCTGTTTCATAGGGATATAAAGATTGAAGAAATGCGTTTACAGGAAACAGAAGTTGTAGATGTTCAATGGGTAAGTTCAGATAAGTTATTTGAGATGTTTCGCCTGAAACATCTGCACCCTCTAATTACCTATGTAGATCAGCTAATAGGCTGA
- a CDS encoding HAD family phosphatase, with the protein MDFNAAIFDLDGTILDSMDVWEHIDIQFLKKRKLPVPENYVTEICARSFEEAAQYTIDLFGLQETVEGIIEEWNNMAVEEYSNHVGLLPHALDYLLRLKEHGIKLAVATGLPEKLYMPCLKNNSILELFDALCSTDEVQRGKEYSDVFELAAKKLGVAPEHCIVFDDVLPAIKSAKAAHMLAGGIYDKYSADQRAEIERIADIYLLDFRQAPIPHKEA; encoded by the coding sequence ATGGATTTTAATGCGGCAATCTTTGATTTAGATGGAACAATTCTGGATTCAATGGATGTATGGGAGCATATAGATATTCAGTTTTTGAAAAAGAGAAAGCTTCCCGTCCCGGAAAATTATGTAACTGAAATATGTGCAAGGAGTTTTGAGGAAGCCGCACAATACACCATTGATCTTTTTGGATTGCAGGAAACGGTAGAGGGAATTATTGAGGAATGGAATAATATGGCGGTCGAGGAATACAGCAACCATGTCGGTCTGCTGCCCCATGCCCTTGATTATCTTCTGCGCTTAAAAGAACATGGAATAAAACTTGCAGTTGCTACGGGGTTGCCGGAAAAGCTCTATATGCCATGCTTAAAGAACAATTCGATTTTAGAATTATTTGACGCCTTATGTTCAACAGATGAGGTGCAGCGGGGAAAAGAATATTCGGATGTCTTTGAATTGGCTGCAAAAAAATTAGGGGTCGCACCTGAACACTGCATTGTGTTTGATGATGTACTTCCAGCAATTAAAAGCGCAAAGGCAGCCCATATGTTAGCAGGTGGGATTTATGATAAGTATTCCGCAGATCAGCGTGCAGAGATAGAAAGGATTGCTGATATTTACTTACTTGATTTTCGGCAAGCACCGATCCCACACAAAGAGGCATGA
- a CDS encoding ABC transporter permease yields MENYDCNQTAERVLIDASKKKNQNRNRLLFIVITITVAVIFSVFSLMYGKMQIDIQKNMKTDGMAVSTYIENGTADMIQQLTQLPYIESVGKEKFAGKLLDDSVKYCDCVIADIAGFEEMIFPAFTNVTGNYPTKENEIMLSTKTLQYLGIENPEVGMEIELDFYWNDIFNTSGTGRQTFLLSGYFTEYQNETSSASVAFLSEESMEKNGVQWEPCRILIDHTKKYSSGPQIEHMLTSDIKLSDGQRIVSMNPAEYRAINGMIGSYGFAVFFSIMVLLSMFLFIYNILNISLEKDLQRYGLLQVIGVEQKQNIKVMNREMAKIGASGSIAGAALGGFFIWGIMPLLFKKMYAESTWNLEWIPSFQPKLFILAIVLVILTLGVATGCLKRKMRKLSPLECMKYTETVTCQKPKKKANKNKFRSWGKYPESYLAKKYLFRNKKTFWLTSLSLWLGCELALCSAVIVNGVDLQNYYKKEPDFQIGITEEACNYLIESSPDTKNMKFFPKSLMNDIETAVGSELYSVKNMKGFYPIIGKNGKENIKILINGEEIPTIIQTISTGEQEKLKNFIQKNDESVDWEQFQNAHGTIVLHDHRMSEYIAGQVQNYIGTEMEFYDLVPVGTEMSSLVPENLVNCGYLDITEDNFSEINLCWDGKNINILLVTETTYDWLAEKLTPQIFEIQFDVDKNQESVIRERLNQVIQNYNMEFQSKYEHAGKLNLFYLDSKSERLLKEQNYIQTSRWLLMSVSGILIFIGIMNFANTRISDIMLRQRECTILESVGMTKKQQYRMFVTEGLFYWLLLCGLLMSFGNIGISIVQWYMKMQIPYFVFHYPKKEMIVLMILLLLFSIVFPGIIYKKLKKQRK; encoded by the coding sequence ATGGAGAATTACGATTGCAATCAGACGGCTGAAAGAGTACTCATAGATGCTTCCAAGAAAAAGAATCAAAACAGAAATCGTCTGCTGTTTATCGTAATCACAATTACAGTAGCAGTGATTTTTAGTGTGTTCTCGTTAATGTATGGGAAAATGCAAATTGATATTCAAAAAAATATGAAAACCGATGGCATGGCTGTATCGACCTATATAGAAAATGGTACAGCAGATATGATACAACAGCTTACACAGCTACCATACATAGAAAGTGTTGGAAAAGAAAAGTTTGCAGGAAAACTGTTAGATGATTCCGTAAAATATTGTGATTGCGTTATTGCAGATATAGCAGGGTTTGAAGAAATGATATTTCCTGCATTTACAAATGTGACAGGAAATTATCCTACAAAGGAAAATGAAATCATGCTTTCTACGAAAACTTTACAATATCTTGGAATCGAGAATCCCGAAGTGGGTATGGAAATTGAACTGGATTTTTATTGGAATGACATCTTCAATACCAGTGGAACCGGGAGGCAGACATTTTTACTTTCAGGGTATTTTACAGAATATCAGAATGAAACATCCAGTGCTTCCGTAGCTTTTTTATCAGAGGAATCTATGGAAAAGAATGGAGTTCAATGGGAGCCATGCAGGATTCTAATAGATCATACAAAAAAATATTCCAGTGGCCCGCAAATAGAACATATGCTGACGAGTGACATAAAACTAAGTGATGGACAGAGAATTGTCAGTATGAATCCGGCAGAATATCGGGCAATAAACGGAATGATAGGAAGTTATGGATTTGCAGTATTTTTTTCTATTATGGTTTTACTTTCTATGTTTTTGTTTATTTACAATATCTTGAATATTTCGTTGGAAAAAGATTTGCAACGCTATGGTCTTTTGCAAGTAATAGGTGTGGAACAAAAGCAGAATATCAAAGTCATGAATCGTGAAATGGCAAAAATAGGAGCTTCAGGAAGTATAGCCGGAGCAGCCTTAGGAGGCTTTTTTATATGGGGCATTATGCCATTGCTATTTAAAAAAATGTATGCAGAGAGTACATGGAATTTAGAATGGATCCCTTCATTTCAGCCCAAACTTTTTATCTTGGCAATCGTTCTTGTAATTCTCACATTAGGAGTAGCAACGGGATGTTTGAAAAGAAAAATGAGAAAGTTAAGTCCTTTGGAGTGTATGAAATATACAGAGACAGTCACTTGTCAAAAGCCCAAGAAGAAAGCGAATAAGAATAAATTCCGCAGTTGGGGAAAATATCCTGAAAGTTATCTTGCAAAGAAATATTTATTTCGGAATAAGAAAACATTTTGGCTGACGAGTTTGTCATTATGGCTGGGGTGTGAACTGGCATTATGTTCTGCGGTGATTGTAAACGGAGTGGACTTACAGAATTATTACAAGAAAGAGCCTGATTTTCAAATAGGAATTACCGAAGAAGCCTGCAATTATTTAATTGAATCATCACCAGACACGAAGAATATGAAGTTTTTCCCAAAATCTCTTATGAATGATATTGAAACAGCAGTAGGATCCGAACTTTATTCAGTGAAAAATATGAAAGGCTTTTATCCGATCATCGGAAAAAATGGTAAGGAAAATATAAAAATTCTAATCAATGGTGAAGAAATACCTACTATAATCCAGACAATTAGTACCGGAGAACAGGAAAAACTAAAAAACTTTATTCAGAAAAACGATGAGTCAGTAGATTGGGAGCAGTTTCAGAATGCTCATGGAACAATCGTGTTACATGACCACAGAATGTCAGAGTACATCGCAGGACAAGTACAGAATTACATAGGGACAGAAATGGAATTTTATGATTTGGTTCCGGTTGGGACAGAAATGAGCAGTTTAGTTCCTGAAAATTTGGTAAATTGTGGTTATCTGGATATAACAGAGGACAATTTTTCAGAGATAAATTTGTGTTGGGATGGTAAAAATATCAATATCCTCCTGGTAACAGAAACTACTTATGATTGGCTAGCAGAAAAATTAACGCCACAAATTTTTGAAATACAATTTGATGTTGACAAAAATCAGGAATCTGTTATCCGTGAAAGACTGAACCAGGTGATTCAGAATTATAATATGGAATTTCAATCAAAGTATGAACACGCTGGCAAATTGAATTTGTTTTATTTAGATTCTAAATCAGAACGTCTGTTAAAGGAGCAAAATTACATTCAGACAAGTAGATGGTTACTAATGAGTGTTAGTGGAATTTTAATATTTATAGGAATTATGAATTTCGCAAATACAAGAATATCCGACATAATGCTTCGACAACGAGAATGTACGATTCTGGAAAGTGTAGGGATGACAAAAAAACAACAATATCGGATGTTTGTAACAGAAGGACTTTTCTATTGGCTATTGTTATGTGGACTACTTATGAGCTTTGGGAATATAGGAATAAGTATTGTTCAGTGGTATATGAAAATGCAGATTCCTTATTTTGTTTTCCATTATCCGAAAAAAGAAATGATTGTATTGATGATACTTTTGCTATTATTCAGCATTGTTTTTCCGGGAATTATTTATAAAAAACTAAAAAAGCAAAGGAAGTGA
- a CDS encoding relaxase/mobilization nuclease domain-containing protein, whose amino-acid sequence MATTRLMPLHVGKGRNISTAIADIIDYVENPQKTDFGKFIYGYECDTRLADAEFLLSKRQYANLTGRNQGADDVIAYHLRQAFKPGEVTPEEANQIGRELALKLTKGNHAFVVCTHVDKHHVHNHIIINSTTLDCQKKFRNFWGSTWAIRRMNDKLCLEHGLSIVENPKPSREHYGTWLGNKKQPSFQEQIRIAIDAALEEKPKDFEELLQKLETAGLEVNRERKHLRFRVPGQENYTRCDTLKGDYTEQAIKERIAGTRTVKPRHAFSKKTVSKVGLLVDIEAAIRSGKGPGYERWAKVFNLKQLSQAVLYLKEHGDMGYEDLLEKANATTTNFNTLSVQIKDLESKMNANAELQKQIVNYAKTRAVYVEYRKAGYSKKFRTEHEAEILLHQAAKNHFDELGIKKLPSVKSLREEYTDLLEQKRKAYSAYKQAKNDMKELHNVRANVEYLLEIPSPPQPQRSTEKSRQ is encoded by the coding sequence ATAGCGACCACAAGACTGATGCCTCTGCATGTAGGAAAAGGTCGGAATATCTCTACTGCGATTGCAGATATTATTGATTATGTAGAAAATCCGCAGAAAACCGATTTTGGAAAATTCATTTATGGCTATGAGTGTGATACCCGGCTTGCTGATGCAGAGTTTCTTCTTTCCAAACGACAGTATGCAAATCTGACCGGCAGAAACCAGGGTGCGGACGATGTGATCGCCTACCATCTCCGTCAGGCATTTAAGCCCGGCGAAGTTACGCCGGAAGAAGCTAATCAGATCGGCAGGGAGCTGGCACTGAAGCTCACAAAAGGAAACCATGCCTTTGTTGTCTGCACCCATGTGGATAAGCACCATGTCCATAATCACATCATTATCAACTCTACTACACTGGACTGTCAGAAAAAATTTCGCAACTTCTGGGGCTCTACCTGGGCAATCCGGCGAATGAATGACAAGCTGTGTTTGGAGCATGGACTTTCGATTGTAGAAAATCCGAAACCCAGCCGGGAGCATTATGGCACATGGCTGGGAAATAAAAAGCAGCCTTCCTTTCAGGAGCAGATACGCATTGCTATTGATGCTGCATTAGAGGAAAAGCCAAAAGATTTTGAGGAACTTCTACAGAAGCTGGAAACTGCTGGGCTGGAAGTCAACCGTGAAAGAAAACATCTTCGGTTCCGAGTTCCGGGACAAGAAAATTATACCCGATGCGATACGCTCAAAGGCGATTATACAGAACAGGCCATCAAAGAACGGATTGCCGGTACACGGACAGTAAAACCCCGCCATGCCTTTTCTAAAAAAACGGTTTCCAAAGTTGGATTGCTGGTTGATATTGAAGCTGCAATCCGTTCCGGCAAGGGCCCTGGTTATGAGCGCTGGGCAAAAGTGTTCAATCTAAAGCAGCTTTCTCAGGCAGTGCTCTACTTAAAAGAACATGGCGATATGGGTTATGAGGATCTTCTGGAAAAAGCCAACGCCACTACCACTAATTTCAATACCTTATCCGTTCAGATCAAAGATCTGGAGTCAAAAATGAACGCCAATGCCGAGCTGCAAAAACAGATCGTAAACTATGCGAAAACGCGGGCTGTCTATGTAGAATATCGCAAAGCCGGGTACAGCAAAAAATTCCGAACAGAACATGAAGCTGAAATTCTGCTGCACCAGGCGGCAAAGAATCATTTTGACGAGCTGGGAATCAAAAAGCTCCCCTCTGTCAAATCTCTCCGGGAGGAATACACCGATCTTCTGGAACAAAAACGGAAAGCCTATTCTGCCTATAAGCAGGCCAAAAATGATATGAAAGAACTTCATAATGTTCGGGCCAATGTGGAATACCTATTAGAGATTCCTTCCCCACCACAACCGCAGCGCAGCACAGAAAAATCCCGTCAATAA
- a CDS encoding response regulator transcription factor: MKQILIVEDDSFLNKMLDYNLTADGYGVTSALNARTAADAIRQREFDLVLLDINLPDGNGFELCKLIKPQHPDTIVIFLTANDQESDQIRGYEVGAVDYITKPFVIGALQRKIKAMFAMLEHHKPAKDIYDDGRLFLDFSEQTASLNGKPLTLSPMEYKMLNLFRKNPRQVLTRGQLLEKLWDIDEKFVDEHTLTTSISRIRSKIESDGGAPYIKTVYGMGYQWTGGEAK; this comes from the coding sequence ATGAAGCAGATTTTAATTGTCGAGGACGACAGTTTTTTGAATAAGATGTTAGACTACAACCTGACCGCAGACGGCTACGGCGTGACTTCTGCCCTAAATGCCAGAACCGCAGCCGACGCCATCCGCCAACGGGAATTTGATTTGGTGCTGCTGGACATCAACCTGCCGGACGGTAACGGTTTTGAGCTGTGCAAACTGATAAAGCCCCAGCACCCGGACACCATTGTGATTTTCCTGACCGCTAACGATCAGGAGAGCGACCAGATACGGGGCTATGAGGTGGGCGCGGTGGACTACATCACAAAGCCCTTTGTGATCGGGGCCTTGCAGCGAAAAATCAAAGCCATGTTCGCCATGCTGGAACACCACAAACCGGCCAAGGACATTTACGACGACGGGCGGCTGTTTCTGGACTTCTCGGAGCAGACGGCTTCCTTAAACGGCAAGCCCCTGACCCTATCCCCGATGGAGTACAAAATGCTGAACCTGTTCCGTAAAAATCCCCGGCAAGTGCTGACCCGTGGGCAGCTTTTGGAAAAGCTGTGGGATATAGACGAGAAGTTTGTGGACGAACACACCCTGACAACCTCCATCAGCCGGATTCGGAGTAAGATCGAATCCGACGGCGGCGCGCCCTACATCAAGACCGTTTACGGCATGGGCTATCAATGGACGGGAGGCGAGGCAAAATGA
- a CDS encoding ABC transporter ATP-binding protein: MRILQTIDLKKYYGTKPNITRALDGVNFSVNDGEFVAVVGTSGSGKSTLLHMMGGLDTPTSGTVIVRGEELAKKNDEQLTIFRRRNIGFIFQNYNLVPILNVYENIVLPVELDGDTVDQKFLDEIVHLLGLEDKLKNMPNNLSGGQQQRVAIARALITKPAIVLADEPTGNLDSKTSAEVLGLIKRTSAEFRQTVVMITHNNDIARLADRIVRIEDGKIVE; encoded by the coding sequence ATGAGAATTTTACAGACTATCGACCTGAAAAAGTATTACGGCACAAAGCCGAATATCACCCGCGCCCTTGACGGCGTGAACTTCTCTGTAAATGACGGCGAGTTTGTGGCCGTTGTGGGAACCTCCGGCAGCGGCAAGTCCACCCTGCTTCACATGATGGGCGGGCTGGACACTCCCACCAGCGGAACCGTGATCGTCCGGGGCGAAGAACTGGCAAAGAAGAACGATGAACAGCTCACCATCTTCCGCCGCCGCAACATCGGTTTTATCTTTCAGAACTATAACCTTGTTCCCATTCTGAATGTGTATGAGAACATCGTCCTGCCGGTGGAGCTGGACGGGGACACGGTGGATCAGAAGTTTTTGGACGAGATCGTTCACCTGCTGGGGCTGGAAGATAAACTGAAAAATATGCCGAACAATCTTTCCGGCGGCCAGCAGCAGCGTGTGGCTATCGCCCGCGCCTTGATTACCAAACCGGCTATTGTTCTGGCCGACGAGCCAACCGGCAACCTTGATAGCAAGACCAGCGCCGAGGTGCTGGGGCTTATCAAGCGCACCAGTGCAGAGTTCCGGCAAACTGTTGTGATGATTACCCACAACAACGACATTGCCCGCCTTGCAGATCGGATTGTCCGCATTGAGGACGGCAAGATTGTGGAGTAA